One Lysobacter enzymogenes DNA segment encodes these proteins:
- the rpsF gene encoding 30S ribosomal protein S6, whose protein sequence is MRHYEVVFLVHPDQSEQVPAMIERYKSLIEAGEGKIHRLEDWGRRQLAYPIENLVKAHYVLLNIEVTQTVLNELVDGFRFNDAVLRHLVMKRDEADTEQSLIMKFKDEKGDKPERGERRRRDDDSDSAVGSADSAEDTTEAA, encoded by the coding sequence ATGCGTCATTACGAAGTCGTGTTCCTGGTCCACCCGGACCAGAGCGAGCAGGTCCCGGCCATGATCGAGCGCTACAAGTCGCTGATCGAAGCCGGCGAAGGCAAGATCCACCGTCTCGAAGACTGGGGCCGCCGCCAGCTGGCCTACCCGATCGAGAACCTGGTCAAGGCCCACTACGTCCTGCTGAACATCGAAGTCACCCAGACCGTGCTCAACGAGCTGGTCGACGGTTTCCGTTTCAACGACGCGGTCCTGCGTCACCTGGTCATGAAGCGCGACGAAGCCGATACCGAGCAGTCGCTGATCATGAAGTTCAAGGACGAGAAGGGCGACAAGCCCGAGCGCGGTGAGCGCCGTCGTCGCGACGACGACAGCGACAGCGCCGTCGGCTCCGCCGACAGCGCCGAAGACACCACCGAAGCCGCCTGA
- the rpsR gene encoding 30S ribosomal protein S18: MSKFFRRRKFCKFTAEGVKEIDYKDLNTLRQYLTETGKIVPSRVTGTKSKYQRQLATAVKRARFLALIPYTDNHNA; this comes from the coding sequence ATGTCCAAGTTCTTTCGCCGCCGCAAGTTCTGCAAGTTCACCGCCGAGGGCGTCAAGGAGATCGATTACAAGGATCTCAACACCCTGCGCCAGTACCTGACCGAGACCGGCAAGATCGTGCCGAGCCGCGTCACCGGCACCAAGTCGAAGTACCAGCGCCAGCTGGCCACGGCGGTCAAGCGCGCCCGTTTCCTCGCGCTGATCCCGTACACCGACAACCACAACGCCTGA
- the rplI gene encoding 50S ribosomal protein L9 — MQLILLQKVTNLGNLGDKVNVKPGYGRNYLVPQGKAVPATAANLAEFETRRAEYEANAKSLLEGAEGRKAKLEGVEVTITANAATEGKLYGSVTPRDIAEALTKAGFEVGKSEVIMGEGPIRRTGEYDVLIHLHADVETSVKVIVIGDAA; from the coding sequence ATGCAACTGATCCTGCTGCAGAAAGTCACCAACCTCGGCAACCTCGGCGACAAGGTCAACGTCAAGCCGGGCTACGGCCGCAACTACCTGGTCCCGCAGGGCAAGGCCGTGCCGGCGACCGCCGCCAACCTGGCCGAGTTCGAGACCCGCCGCGCCGAGTACGAAGCCAACGCCAAGTCGCTGCTGGAAGGCGCCGAAGGCCGCAAGGCCAAGCTGGAAGGCGTCGAGGTGACCATCACCGCCAACGCCGCCACCGAAGGCAAGCTGTACGGCTCGGTGACCCCGCGCGACATCGCCGAGGCGCTGACCAAGGCCGGCTTCGAAGTCGGCAAGTCGGAAGTGATCATGGGCGAAGGCCCGATCCGCCGCACCGGCGAGTACGACGTGCTGATCCACCTGCACGCCGACGTCGAGACCAGCGTCAAGGTGATCGTGATCGGCGACGCCGCCTGA
- a CDS encoding replicative DNA helicase yields the protein MSSRPGFRGEKRFETRAEQRIDQLRVPPQSVEAEQAVLGGLMLAPDAYDRVADQLVEEDFYRRDHQLIYRAIRELAERSRPFDAVTLGEWFDSQGLSEQVAGGAYLIELATTTPSAANIAAYAEIVRDKAVMRKLIEVGTEIVNDGFQPDGRDSSEILSKAEQQVFAIAEAGARGRTDFTPVTKALSEAFDVLQTRYANGGAVTGLPTGYTEFDEMTAGLQNTDLLILAARPAMGKTTFALNIAEHVAFRTKKAVAVFSMEMSASQLALRLISSVGRVNAQRLRSGQLEDEDWARVTGAIRQLREVKIFIDDTPGLSPDVLRAKSRRLKREHDLGLIVIDYLQLMSVPGNQENRATEISEISRSLKHLAKELNLPVIALSQLNRSLEQRADKRPVMADLRESGAIEQDADIIIFIYRDDYYNKETSPDKGLAEVIIGKQRSGPTGSLKLKFFGEYTRFDNLAHDSIGSFE from the coding sequence ATGAGCTCACGTCCCGGATTCCGTGGCGAAAAACGTTTCGAGACCCGCGCCGAGCAGCGCATCGACCAACTGCGCGTGCCGCCGCAGTCGGTCGAGGCCGAGCAGGCCGTGCTCGGCGGCCTGATGCTGGCGCCCGACGCCTACGACCGCGTCGCCGACCAACTGGTCGAGGAAGACTTCTACCGCCGCGACCATCAGCTGATCTACCGCGCGATCCGCGAGCTGGCCGAGCGCAGCCGCCCGTTCGACGCGGTGACCCTGGGCGAATGGTTCGATTCGCAGGGCCTGAGCGAGCAGGTCGCCGGCGGCGCGTACCTGATCGAACTGGCCACCACCACGCCCTCGGCCGCCAACATCGCCGCCTACGCCGAAATCGTTCGCGACAAGGCGGTGATGCGCAAGCTGATCGAGGTCGGCACCGAGATCGTCAACGACGGCTTCCAGCCCGACGGCCGCGACAGCAGCGAGATCCTGTCCAAGGCCGAGCAGCAGGTGTTCGCCATCGCCGAGGCCGGCGCGCGCGGGCGCACCGACTTCACCCCGGTGACCAAGGCGCTGTCGGAAGCCTTCGACGTGCTGCAGACGCGCTACGCCAACGGCGGCGCGGTCACCGGCCTGCCGACCGGCTACACCGAATTCGACGAAATGACCGCCGGCCTGCAGAACACCGACCTGCTGATCCTGGCCGCGCGTCCGGCGATGGGCAAGACCACCTTCGCCCTCAACATCGCCGAGCACGTCGCCTTCCGCACCAAGAAGGCGGTGGCGGTGTTCTCGATGGAAATGTCGGCCAGCCAGCTGGCGCTGCGCCTGATCTCCTCGGTCGGCCGGGTCAACGCCCAGCGCTTGCGCTCGGGCCAGCTCGAGGACGAGGACTGGGCGCGCGTGACCGGCGCGATCCGGCAGTTGCGCGAGGTCAAGATCTTCATCGACGACACCCCGGGCCTGTCGCCGGACGTGCTGCGCGCCAAGTCGCGCCGGCTCAAGCGCGAGCACGACCTGGGCCTGATCGTGATCGACTACCTGCAGCTGATGTCGGTGCCGGGCAACCAGGAGAACCGCGCGACCGAGATCTCCGAGATCTCGCGCTCGCTCAAGCACCTGGCCAAGGAACTCAACCTGCCGGTGATCGCGCTGTCGCAGCTCAACCGCTCGCTGGAACAGCGCGCCGACAAGCGCCCGGTGATGGCCGACCTGCGCGAATCCGGCGCTATCGAGCAGGACGCGGACATCATCATCTTCATCTACCGCGACGACTACTACAACAAAGAGACCTCGCCCGATAAGGGCCTGGCCGAGGTCATCATCGGCAAGCAGCGTTCCGGCCCGACCGGTTCGCTCAAGCTCAAGTTCTTCGGCGAATACACCCGCTTCGACAATCTCGCCCACGACTCGATCGGCAGCTTCGAGTAA
- a CDS encoding aKG-HExxH-type peptide beta-hydroxylase gives MRDLIKQVDAGLQAHDEFGNSQQIVRLNVERYRFALAVLAREDAALQALLPALEALDERRADKLFGDLLVRAELEAAIERLETGVAPIHQAGVLAWSLAQSLQRIDQPLSLSASAMQRSFVAGPDLDGRRIWIWDLPDASEPVADALREALRLGFMPGGHCEAELVRPTPQMVAQLDRACSLLQSLVPQVARSVFGHLHSVAFANMRNERGPMLTASGGDSTPCMIFIAPEELANPWDTAVHIMHEAVHLKLSDMVRTSAAVVREDMVTLPWGREISVSNCLFAFHAYVHLQIFRTAVEQIGPELHAVYGAPESYRAATRPHAMSVVNNASAAPFSRGHERMAYLAQQFRTQWSHYLTPYARRMVDWLCAAIAPLIDLSVAPQAGAVGEPAPVAASAPTTSVHYAKNPQLQLRPVGDRGILFAADPARPKIQKLNTAAWLMFELCDGRSESDLTQAYADLAGLASERAWQQVEPMLDSLVATGMIVAQGQRAALREGRAA, from the coding sequence ATGAGAGATCTGATCAAGCAAGTCGACGCGGGTCTGCAGGCCCACGACGAGTTCGGCAATTCGCAACAGATCGTTCGGCTCAACGTCGAACGCTATAGATTCGCGCTGGCGGTGCTGGCGCGCGAAGACGCCGCGCTGCAGGCCTTGCTGCCTGCGCTGGAGGCCCTGGACGAGCGCCGCGCCGACAAGCTGTTCGGCGACCTGCTGGTGCGCGCCGAGTTGGAAGCGGCGATCGAACGGCTGGAAACCGGGGTGGCGCCGATCCACCAGGCCGGCGTGCTGGCCTGGAGCCTGGCGCAGTCGCTGCAGCGCATCGACCAGCCGCTGAGCCTGTCGGCTTCGGCGATGCAGCGCAGCTTCGTCGCCGGTCCCGACCTCGACGGCCGCCGCATCTGGATCTGGGACCTGCCGGACGCCTCCGAGCCGGTCGCCGACGCGTTGCGCGAAGCGCTGCGCCTGGGCTTCATGCCCGGCGGCCATTGCGAGGCCGAACTGGTGCGGCCGACGCCGCAGATGGTCGCCCAGCTCGACCGCGCCTGTTCGCTGCTGCAATCGCTGGTGCCGCAGGTCGCGCGCAGCGTGTTCGGCCACCTGCATTCGGTCGCGTTCGCGAACATGCGCAACGAGCGCGGGCCGATGCTGACCGCCTCGGGCGGCGACTCGACGCCGTGCATGATCTTCATCGCGCCCGAGGAACTGGCCAATCCGTGGGACACGGCCGTGCACATCATGCACGAGGCCGTGCATCTCAAACTCTCCGACATGGTCCGCACCAGCGCCGCGGTGGTGCGCGAGGACATGGTGACGCTGCCGTGGGGCCGCGAGATCTCGGTGTCGAACTGCCTGTTCGCGTTCCACGCCTACGTCCACCTGCAGATCTTCCGCACCGCGGTCGAGCAGATCGGGCCGGAGCTGCACGCGGTCTACGGCGCGCCGGAGAGCTACCGCGCCGCGACCCGGCCGCATGCGATGTCGGTGGTCAACAACGCCTCGGCCGCGCCGTTCTCGCGCGGGCACGAACGCATGGCCTACCTGGCCCAGCAGTTCCGCACGCAGTGGTCGCACTACCTGACTCCGTACGCGCGGCGCATGGTCGATTGGCTGTGCGCGGCGATCGCGCCGCTGATCGACCTGTCGGTCGCGCCGCAGGCCGGCGCGGTCGGCGAGCCCGCGCCGGTCGCGGCCAGCGCGCCGACGACGTCGGTGCATTACGCCAAGAACCCGCAACTGCAACTGCGCCCGGTCGGCGACCGCGGCATCCTGTTCGCGGCCGATCCGGCCCGGCCCAAGATCCAGAAGCTCAACACCGCCGCCTGGCTGATGTTCGAGTTGTGCGACGGGCGCAGCGAGAGCGATCTGACCCAGGCCTATGCCGACCTGGCCGGGCTGGCGTCCGAGCGCGCCTGGCAACAGGTCGAGCCGATGTTGGACAGCCTGGTCGCCACCGGCATGATCGTGGCGCAAGGCCAACGCGCCGCGCTGCGCGAGGGGAGGGCCGCATGA
- a CDS encoding aKG-HExxH-type peptide beta-hydroxylase, with product MSAPSAQGHAHSPQAQLVAAADRTLAQHPNFGDSQRILAKVYARYRFGTELFAQRLPQAAALLQQVETMPDADVRRIFFDPLVRLAAEDAFSELESGQLASPHRLEALLPQAIAALPAGLCESHMLQRWGLQSQEQHWMWLIVGSDDPFAAQLQAAFDRIFADNPANRGLLLNPDAGAQKKVQDSIALLSMLLPNSGPAALRHVGAIALLEAQLEGGIVLSAAGGDLTPSTVFVSLDQLGNPWDIAGCLLHEGLHMKLFDAARSVSLAKEPDATIQVPWRNVRWSIVRAIFAYHVYVHLSLFKAAALVADPRCFELYGDPLAYVSRAHAMSVVNNDTAHQYGRSIDRARYLGEMLEGEWSHLLSPGGFELIHWLRSALAPVDEAMFADAREAA from the coding sequence ATGAGCGCGCCGTCCGCCCAGGGCCACGCCCACTCGCCGCAGGCGCAACTGGTCGCCGCGGCCGACCGCACGCTCGCCCAGCATCCGAACTTCGGCGATTCGCAGCGCATCCTGGCCAAGGTCTACGCGCGCTACCGCTTCGGCACCGAGCTGTTCGCGCAGCGCCTGCCGCAGGCCGCGGCGCTGCTGCAGCAAGTGGAGACGATGCCCGACGCCGACGTGCGGCGGATCTTCTTCGACCCGCTGGTGCGATTGGCCGCCGAAGACGCCTTCTCCGAACTGGAGAGCGGCCAACTGGCCTCGCCGCACCGGCTCGAAGCGCTGTTGCCGCAAGCCATCGCCGCGTTGCCGGCGGGGCTGTGCGAATCGCACATGCTGCAGCGCTGGGGCCTGCAGTCGCAGGAGCAGCACTGGATGTGGTTGATCGTCGGCAGCGACGACCCGTTCGCCGCGCAGTTGCAGGCCGCGTTCGACCGCATCTTCGCCGACAACCCGGCCAACCGCGGGCTGTTGTTGAACCCCGACGCGGGCGCGCAGAAGAAGGTCCAGGATTCGATCGCGCTGCTGTCGATGCTGCTGCCCAACTCGGGTCCGGCGGCGCTGCGCCATGTCGGCGCGATCGCGCTGCTGGAGGCGCAACTGGAAGGCGGGATCGTGCTGTCGGCCGCCGGCGGCGACCTGACCCCTTCGACCGTGTTCGTCTCGCTCGACCAACTCGGCAATCCCTGGGACATCGCCGGCTGCCTGCTGCACGAAGGCCTGCACATGAAGCTGTTCGACGCCGCGCGTTCGGTGTCGCTGGCCAAGGAGCCGGACGCGACCATCCAGGTGCCATGGCGCAACGTGCGCTGGTCGATCGTGCGCGCGATCTTCGCGTACCACGTCTACGTGCACCTGTCGCTGTTCAAGGCCGCGGCGCTGGTCGCCGACCCGCGCTGCTTCGAGCTGTACGGCGATCCGCTGGCCTATGTGAGCCGCGCGCATGCGATGTCGGTGGTCAACAACGACACCGCCCACCAGTACGGGCGCTCGATCGACCGCGCGCGCTACCTCGGCGAGATGCTCGAAGGCGAGTGGTCGCACCTGCTCTCGCCGGGCGGTTTCGAACTGATCCACTGGCTGCGCAGCGCGCTGGCGCCGGTGGACGAGGCGATGTTCGCCGACGCGCGGGAGGCCGCATGA
- a CDS encoding class I SAM-dependent methyltransferase, translated as MQDFQSQRPAPASFADPAAGDAEEAPCAGEIWRSRADPAEAVMVLRRDADAVDYAWLDRDAADGRMPLAHWAQRFEVVLEQADHTHATPIRRHWLIDTQAERLRGARVLELGAHTGGLTQALLAHAAQVVAVENNPRCVRHLRQRFGERLGIVAGDMHHALWDLGQDRFDVVVCAGVLYHSAHPFLLLEAMAHLRPRAILIDTLDDGVAELRVAVPNLVNSCNYRYNRRPDCGYSVVLGERLIAGAMARLGYGAMQRIDTAAATIAPERDSAYFQQWRRSLSAWFLRDGAA; from the coding sequence ATGCAGGACTTTCAATCGCAACGCCCGGCGCCCGCGTCGTTCGCCGATCCCGCCGCGGGCGACGCCGAGGAGGCGCCCTGCGCCGGTGAGATCTGGCGCTCTCGCGCGGACCCGGCCGAGGCCGTGATGGTGCTGCGCCGCGACGCCGACGCGGTCGACTACGCCTGGCTCGACCGCGACGCCGCCGACGGCCGCATGCCGCTGGCGCACTGGGCGCAGCGCTTCGAAGTGGTGCTGGAACAGGCCGACCACACCCACGCCACGCCGATCCGCCGGCACTGGCTCATCGATACCCAAGCCGAACGACTGCGCGGCGCGCGCGTGCTCGAACTGGGCGCGCACACCGGCGGCTTGACCCAGGCGCTGCTCGCCCACGCCGCGCAGGTCGTCGCGGTGGAGAACAACCCGCGCTGCGTGCGCCACCTGCGTCAGCGTTTCGGCGAACGCCTGGGCATCGTCGCCGGCGACATGCATCACGCGCTGTGGGACCTGGGGCAGGACCGGTTCGACGTGGTCGTCTGCGCCGGCGTGCTCTACCACTCCGCCCATCCGTTCCTGCTGCTGGAAGCGATGGCGCACTTGCGCCCGCGCGCGATCCTGATCGACACCCTAGACGACGGCGTCGCCGAGCTGCGCGTGGCGGTGCCGAACCTGGTCAACAGCTGCAACTACCGCTACAACCGGCGTCCGGATTGCGGCTACTCGGTGGTGCTCGGCGAACGCCTGATCGCCGGCGCGATGGCCCGGCTCGGCTACGGCGCGATGCAGCGCATCGACACGGCCGCGGCGACGATCGCGCCGGAGCGCGACAGCGCCTATTTCCAGCAGTGGCGGCGCAGCCTGTCGGCCTGGTTCCTGCGCGACGGCGCGGCCTGA
- a CDS encoding NAD(P)/FAD-dependent oxidoreductase has protein sequence MADYDGYDVVVVGNGVLGMATAHALQLRDPGLRVAVVGPAPRPGAASAAAGAMMGCYGEVTAQLLRTPSGRAKLAKGLLAARHWPDWLESINQALPAEERIALTPGTIVFSNNKSGIIEDENYAAIVQALEENGAAYETLDPNRIDGLAPAEDCRPSRALYLPDEGSIDAAKLLGALSALIERSPTLSFIDDTATGLDIHGGRIRAVRLREGGRVAAPQVVLAAGVWTQAVLDSVPELARRIPRLFCGGGTSLLLDTGPRAQAHVLRTPNRAFACGLHAVPRGGGRLYVGATNTLFAQPMLRTSPADMFFLLECALDQLDQDLCAAQLVAWQAGNRPVAVDTCPLIGPTSVEGLWLLTGTYRDGLFLSPLLGRHIADRVCGGPGLFEETFAPERKPIRLYTVEQARAEALKHYLAMGSEHGIRLPRVGWHHAFPRFYEQMLNGLYDELGEEEFVLAPELLAIVAADRKRMVPFFRDYYAQVRQAWA, from the coding sequence ATGGCCGATTACGATGGTTACGATGTCGTGGTGGTGGGCAACGGCGTACTGGGCATGGCGACCGCGCATGCGCTGCAGTTGCGCGATCCCGGATTGCGCGTGGCCGTGGTCGGCCCGGCGCCGCGGCCCGGCGCGGCCTCGGCCGCCGCCGGCGCGATGATGGGCTGCTACGGCGAGGTCACCGCGCAACTGCTGCGCACGCCGTCCGGACGCGCCAAGCTGGCCAAGGGCCTGCTCGCCGCGCGGCACTGGCCGGACTGGCTGGAAAGCATCAACCAGGCCCTGCCCGCCGAGGAGCGCATCGCGCTGACGCCGGGCACGATCGTCTTCAGCAACAACAAGTCCGGGATCATCGAGGACGAGAACTACGCGGCCATCGTGCAGGCGCTGGAGGAAAACGGCGCGGCCTACGAGACGCTCGACCCCAACCGCATCGACGGCCTCGCCCCGGCCGAGGACTGCCGGCCCAGCCGGGCCCTGTACCTGCCCGACGAAGGCTCGATCGACGCCGCCAAGCTGTTGGGCGCGCTGAGCGCCTTGATCGAGCGCTCGCCGACGCTGAGCTTCATCGACGACACCGCGACCGGCCTGGACATCCACGGCGGCCGCATCCGGGCCGTGCGCCTGCGCGAAGGCGGCCGCGTCGCCGCGCCGCAGGTCGTGCTCGCCGCCGGCGTGTGGACCCAGGCCGTGCTCGACAGCGTGCCGGAGCTGGCGCGGCGCATTCCGCGGCTGTTCTGCGGCGGCGGCACCTCGCTGCTGCTCGACACCGGCCCGCGCGCGCAGGCGCACGTGCTGCGCACGCCCAACCGCGCGTTCGCCTGCGGCCTGCACGCGGTGCCGCGCGGCGGCGGCCGGCTCTATGTCGGCGCCACCAACACCCTGTTCGCGCAGCCGATGCTGCGCACCTCGCCGGCGGACATGTTCTTCCTGCTCGAATGCGCGCTGGACCAGCTCGACCAGGACCTGTGCGCGGCGCAGCTGGTGGCCTGGCAGGCCGGCAACCGCCCGGTCGCGGTCGACACCTGCCCGCTGATCGGCCCGACCTCGGTCGAGGGCCTGTGGCTGCTGACCGGCACCTACCGCGACGGCCTGTTCCTGTCGCCGCTGCTCGGCCGGCACATCGCCGACCGCGTCTGCGGCGGCCCCGGCCTGTTCGAGGAAACCTTCGCGCCCGAACGCAAGCCGATCCGCCTGTACACCGTCGAACAGGCGCGCGCCGAGGCGCTCAAGCACTATCTGGCGATGGGCTCCGAGCACGGCATCCGCCTGCCGCGGGTCGGCTGGCACCACGCTTTTCCGCGCTTCTACGAGCAGATGCTCAACGGTCTGTACGACGAGCTGGGCGAAGAGGAATTCGTGCTGGCGCCGGAACTGCTGGCGATCGTCGCCGCCGACCGCAAGCGCATGGTGCCGTTCTTCCGCGACTACTACGCGCAGGTCCGCCAGGCCTGGGCCTGA
- a CDS encoding glycine zipper 2TM domain-containing protein → MNSTFKTMIAAALVSCVMVTGAAGAQTKSKKTPHCYNVEVQRPKQIKDQHKIAGTAIGAVAGGLLGNQVGGGNGKKLATAAGAVGGAFAGRKIQENQQNKTETVIERRCD, encoded by the coding sequence ATGAACTCCACTTTCAAAACCATGATCGCCGCTGCGCTGGTGTCCTGCGTCATGGTCACCGGCGCCGCCGGCGCGCAGACCAAGTCGAAGAAGACTCCGCATTGCTACAACGTGGAAGTGCAGCGTCCCAAGCAGATCAAGGACCAGCACAAGATCGCCGGTACCGCGATCGGCGCGGTGGCCGGCGGCCTGCTCGGCAACCAGGTCGGCGGCGGCAACGGCAAGAAGCTGGCCACCGCGGCCGGCGCGGTCGGCGGCGCGTTCGCGGGCCGCAAGATCCAGGAAAACCAGCAGAACAAGACCGAGACGGTGATCGAGCGCCGCTGCGACTGA
- a CDS encoding DUF6053 domain-containing protein, whose product MLVAVVGGPSGPMLWFQIAATRAESIGPERDPT is encoded by the coding sequence ATGTTGGTGGCGGTCGTGGGAGGGCCTTCAGGCCCGATGCTCTGGTTTCAGATCGCGGCGACCCGAGCCGAAAGCATCGGGCCTGAACGCGATCCCACATAA
- the alr gene encoding alanine racemase produces the protein MARPTCAHIHTDALRHNLAQSRAFAPRSRVMAVVKADGYGHGLERVARALEGADAFGVAALSDADRLRSAGLSQPIVLLSGFDEPEDLPQLRRLGVETVVHHISQIEMLEQAGPGEPIRCWLKIDSGMHRLGFAPEFVREAYVRLTAAPAVAGGIVLMNHFASSDEFANPQTRQQLAAFAAATEGLGGARSLSNSAAVLGWPDAHADWIRPGGLLYGISVVEGRSGADFGLRPAMTLSTRLIAVNRVRKGERVGYAATWECPEDMLVGVAAIGYGDGYPRAAPSGTPVRVRGHETQLIGRVSMDLMTIDLRGIDSPAVGDPVELWGPELPVERIAEVSATIGYELTCSITRRVRFVET, from the coding sequence ATGGCACGACCGACCTGCGCACACATCCACACCGACGCCTTGCGTCACAACCTCGCCCAGTCCCGGGCGTTCGCTCCCCGCAGCCGGGTGATGGCGGTGGTCAAGGCCGACGGCTACGGTCACGGCCTGGAACGCGTCGCCCGCGCGCTCGAAGGCGCCGACGCCTTCGGCGTGGCCGCGCTGTCCGATGCCGACCGGCTGCGTTCGGCCGGGCTGTCGCAGCCGATCGTGCTGTTGTCGGGCTTCGACGAACCCGAGGATCTGCCGCAGCTGCGCCGCCTGGGCGTGGAGACCGTGGTCCATCACATCAGCCAGATCGAGATGCTCGAACAGGCCGGGCCGGGCGAGCCGATCCGCTGCTGGCTCAAGATCGACAGCGGCATGCATCGCCTCGGTTTCGCCCCGGAGTTCGTGCGCGAGGCCTATGTGCGCCTGACCGCGGCGCCCGCGGTGGCCGGCGGCATCGTGCTGATGAACCACTTCGCCAGTTCCGACGAATTCGCCAACCCACAGACCCGCCAGCAACTGGCCGCGTTCGCCGCCGCCACCGAAGGGCTCGGCGGCGCGCGTTCGCTGTCGAACTCGGCCGCGGTGCTCGGCTGGCCGGACGCGCATGCCGACTGGATCCGTCCCGGCGGCCTGCTCTATGGCATCAGCGTGGTCGAAGGCCGCAGCGGCGCCGACTTCGGCCTGCGCCCGGCGATGACCCTGTCGACCCGGCTGATCGCGGTCAACCGCGTGCGCAAGGGCGAGCGCGTCGGCTACGCGGCGACCTGGGAATGCCCCGAAGACATGCTGGTCGGCGTGGCCGCGATCGGCTACGGCGACGGCTATCCGCGCGCGGCGCCCTCGGGCACGCCGGTGCGCGTGCGCGGGCACGAAACCCAGCTGATCGGGCGGGTGTCGATGGACCTGATGACCATCGACCTGCGCGGCATCGATTCGCCCGCGGTCGGCGACCCGGTCGAACTGTGGGGGCCGGAGCTGCCGGTGGAGCGCATCGCCGAGGTCAGCGCCACCATCGGTTACGAGCTGACCTGCTCGATCACCCGCCGGGTGCGTTTCGTCGAGACCTGA